The stretch of DNA TGTTGGAGAACAGCGTCTACTCGGTGATCAGCCCCGAGGGGTGCGCCGCGATCCTCTGGAAGGACGGCGCCCAGCGCGACAAGGCCGCCCGGGCCATGAAGATGACGGCCGAGGACCTGACCGAGCTGGGGGTGATCGACGACATCATCCCCGAGCCCGCGGGTGGCGCGCACAGCGACTGGGAAGAGACGGGCGCGGCGCTGAAGGAGGCGCTGCAGCGCCACCTGGCCGAGCTCGGCGCGATGGACCTGGAGGCGCTGCGGATGCGCCGGCTGGAGAAGTACATGGGGATGGGGCAGTGGCGCACCGGCCGCTGACCCTCCGGATTTCGACATAGATCGCAGGACCGTTCCGTTTGACCGATCCCGCGGCGTCAAACCGCCGCGCGGACATAGATGGGGAGGGAGCCGGTGAGCCTCGAGCTTCCCGTGATCCAGCCTCTGTCGTCTCCCGACGCCGACGCCGCCTTCCTGGTGGAAGTGGGCTTCAAGGGGATGCGGAAGGCTTTCTTCACGTCTCCGGACGTGACGCTGCGGCCGGGCGAGTGGGTGGTGGTGGAGGTGGAGCGGGGCCGCGACATCGGGCGGGTGAAGTCGGTGGGGGGGATCGCGCGCCGCAAGTGCGGGAGCGCCCCCGGCGACGTCACGCCCCTGCTGCGCCGCGCCGAGCCCGGCGAGGTGCACCAGCTGTACACGCTGCGCGCCGACGAGGAGCGCGTGCGCCGCAGGACGCGCGAGCTGGTGGAGCAGCACGGGCTGAAGATGAAGGTCAGCGACGCCGAGTGGCAGTGGGACCGGAACAAGCTGACCATCTACTTCACCGCCGAGCGGCGCGTGGACTTCCGCCAGCTCGTGCGCGACCTGGCGCGGACGTTCCGCACGCGCATCGAGCTGAAGCAGATCGGCGTGCGCGACGAGGCGGCGCAGCTGGGCGGCGTGGGCCGCTGCGGCCGCCAGCTCTGCTGCGCCACCTGGCTGCGCGAGATCAAGCCCATCTCCCTGCAGCTGGCGAAGGACCAGAACCTCTCCCTCAACCCGCAGCAGATCTCCGGCACCTGCGGCCGGCTGATGTGCTGCCTGACGTACGAGCACGACGCCTATCTGGCGGCGCGCAAGCGCTTTCCCCGCGAGGGAAAGACGCTGCGCACGGTGGTGGGCGCCGAGCGCGTGGTGGCCATCGACATCTTCCGCAACCTGGTGACGCTGCAGGACGAGAACCGGCAGCGCCGCACCATCCCGCTCGACCAGCTGAAGGCGGAGACGGTGGCCGCGCCCCCGGGCGAGCGTCCCGCCGCGCCGCCGCCGCAGGCGCAACCCGCGCTGCCCACCCCGCAGACGCCGCAGCGGCCGCCCCGGCGCCCGCGCCGGCCGCCCGAGCGGAGGCCCGAGTGAGCCGGTTCTACCTCACCACGGCCATCGACTACGCGAACGGCGACCCGCACCAGGGGCACGCGTACGAGAAGATCGGCGCCGACGCCATCGCCCGGTACCACCGCCTGCTGGGCGAAGACGTGCGCTTCTGCATGGGGATGGACGAGCACGGGCAGAAGGTGGCCCAGGCCGCGGCGGCGAACGGCATCTCCCCGCAGGAGCAGGCGGACCGCATCGCCGCGCGCTTCGAGGCGGCGTGGGCGAAGCTGGAGATCAGCAACGACCGCTGGATCCGCACCACCCAGCCGCACCACAAGCGCGGGGTGAAGGCGCTGATCGAGCGCATCCGTGAGCGCAACCCCGACGACTTCTACGAGCAGACGTACGAGGGGTGGTACTGCGTCGGCTGCGAGCAGTTCAAGCGCGACGACGACATCGTGGACGGCCGCTGCGTCCTCCATCCCACGCGCGAGCTGCAGTGGACCGAGGAGCGCAACTGGTTCTTCCGCCTGTCGCGCTACGAGGGGTTCCTGCGCGACCACTTCGCCGCGCATCCCGGCTTCCTGCGCCCCGAGGCGCGACGCAACGAGATGCTGGCGCTGATCGACTCGGGGCTCGAGGACATCTCCATCACCCGCGCGCGCCTCTCCTGGGCCATCCCCTTCCCCATCGCTTCGAGTGACGGGGAGACGCAGGGGACGTGGGTGTGGTTCGACGCGCTGCCGAACTACCTGACCGACACCGGGTTCCCGGACGAGGGATGGGACGAGTGGTGGCCGGCGCAGCTGCACGTGGTGGGGAAGGACATCGTTCGGCTGCACTCCATCATCTGGCCGGCGATGCTGAAGGCGGCGGACCTGCCGCTTCCGCAACAGGTGTGGGGGCACGGGTTCGTGCTGCTGGGCGGCGAGCGGTTCAGCAAGTCGAGCGGCGTGGGGCTGGACCTGAACGAGGCCATCGACCGCTACGGGCCCGACGCGTTCCGCTTCTTCCTGCTGCGCGAGGTGCCGTGGGACGGCGACGGCAACTTCAGCTGGGAGCGCTTCGCGGAGCGGTACACGTCGGAGCTGGCCAACGGCGTCGGCAACCTGGGGAGCCGCACGCTGTCGATGGTGGCCAGGTACCGCGACGGCGAGACGCCTGCCGTGGATGTGCGCGCCGACGCGGCGGTGGACGAGGCGCTCGCGGCGTACCGGGCGGAGATGGACGCGCTCCTGCTGCATCGCGCGGCCGAGGCGGCGATGGGGCTGGTGCGCCACGCCAACGCCTTCGTGGCCGAGATGCAGCCGTGGGCGATGGCCAAGGAGCCCGGCCGCGCGGGCGAGCTGGATGCCACGCTGCACGCGATGGTGCGCTACGTGGCGGTGATCTCCGTGCTCCTCTTTCCGTTCATGCCGGAGAAGATGGGCGAGCTCTGGCGCCGCGTGGCCGGCGAGCGCCCGATGCCGCGGCTGGACGGGCTGGCGCGGCTGGACGTCTCCGGCTGGCGTGTGTCCGCCGGCGACCCGCTCTTCCCGCGCCCCGAACCCGCGAAGGCGACGGTCTGAGTTGCGGGGGTTGCGCCTGAAGTGAGTGGAGTGTACAATCCATCTCCCTCACAATCAGGCTGGATCATGTACGCCTTCGTTGCCTCGACCCGCCCGCGGTCCGTGCAGGCGAAGAAGACCCTGCACTACAAGAACGAGATCGTCCGCGCCTTTCAGCGGTACGTCCCTGCTCCCGCGCAGCTGGACGGACCGCTGTATGGCGTGGTGTACTATTTTCACAACGTGCCCAGCGAGACGGACGCCGACAACATCAGCAAGCCGGTGTGGGACTGTCTCGAAGGACTGGCGTTCGAGAACGACCGCAGCATCCGCCTGAGGATCGCGGGGATGCACGACCTCTCGCTTGGCGGGATCGAGGCGCTCGATACCCGGCTGGTCCCCGAGGAGGTGGTGCCCGATTTGCGCGAGCTGGTGGAGGCGGCGGATCATGTCCTCTACATCGAGGTAGGAAGACTCAGCGAATCGATGTTCCGCTTCGGTCTGGAGGTGCTCTAGCGATGCAGATCGACGAGGATATCCTGCAGCGGCACATGGAAGAGGCCGCCATCGAGCAGCTCGCCGCCGAGTATCTCCACAAGGGGTACTCGGTGGTTCCCGCGCCCGAAAACGGCGGCGGCGATGCCGACCTCGTGGTCCGGCGTGGCGACGAGAGGATCTACTTCCACGTGCGCTCGACGCCGGACGCCCGCCAGCGGCTCACGCGGGTGCATCGGCACGTCAATGAGCAGGAGAACGCGCGGCTGCAGATGGTGATCGTACGCCCGCCGAAGGCAGCCGACATCGATGTCGAGGATTTCGAGGCGCGGTTGCTGAGACTTTGTACCGAACGCATCGCGACGCTGGGGTTTGCCGGAACCGGGTATGTCGCGCGCCCGAAACGCGTTACCGATGTGCGCTTCGATACGGTGAACGTGAAGCGCGAGGGCATCGAGGTGCAGGGGACCGCGGTCGGCGAGTTCGATCTGGATTGTGGGGGATCGCCTGCACTCAACGATACGTTCCTCCTCAACTTTCACCTGATGCTGAGCCACGAGCTGGAGATTGCGTCCGTGGAATCGCTCACGGCGGACGTCTCGGGGTACGTGGAATAGGCGATCTACGCCCACGCACGAACGAAGGGGGACCGGCGCACAGCCGGTCCCCTTTCTTTTAGTCTCACGCGGAGGCGCGGAGACGCGGAGAACTCATCGCGGCACTGAGTTCTCCGCTGTTCTCCGCGCCTCCGCGTGAGACATCAAGATCATTTACATGCACGCGGATGCGGCTCGTCCCGCGTCTCCGCATCTCGTCCCATCGCCGCAACCGCGGGTGGGGGAGGGGCGTTTCAGATGAGAACGCATGCCTCGCGATCCCCTCATCCGCCCCACTCCCATGCCCGTCCCCTTCTCCGGCACCACCCGCGCGCTGCTGGCCGACCGTGGCCGCGGCGCGATCGCCATGCAGCTGGCCGGCGCGGCCGTGGTGGCGGCGTGGGCGGCGTGGATAGGCGCGGCGCGGCTGACGCTGTACGAGGCGTCGGATGCCGCGCGCATCGAGGCGGACCGCGCGGTGCACCCGGTGGACGCACCGTCGGGCGGACGCGTGGTGCAGGCGCCGGGGCTGCGGCTGGGCGCGCCCGTCCGCGCGGGCGACGTGCTGGTGGTGCTGGACGCGCGCGCCGAGCGGATCGAGCTGGAGCGTGAGCGCGGGCGCGTGGCGTCATTGGAGCGCGAGCGCGCGGCGCTGGCGTCGCGGCTGGACGCGGAGGCGCGCGTGCTGGCGCGAACGCGGGACGCGCTGGCCGCCGCCGCGGGCGAGTCCGCCGCGCGCGTGCGCGAGGCCGAGTCCGCCAGCCGCTTCGCCGACGCGCAGGCGCGGCGCGCGGCGGTGATGGGCGCGGCGGGCGCGCTGAGCGACGCGGACGTGAGCCGCACGCGCGCGGCCGCCGAGCAGGCCGCGTCGGACCTGGACGCGGCGCGCTCCGGCGGCGCGGCCACGCAGGCGCGCGGCCGTCAATCCGTGGCGGAAGGCGAGGCGCGGATCGACGCGCTGCGCGGCGAGCTGGCCGGGCTGGAGGCGGAAGCCGCGCGCGCGGCCTCCAACGCGCGGCGGTGGGAGCTGGAGGTGGAGCGGAAGACGCTGCGCGCGCCGGTGGACGGCCGCCTGGCGCGCGTGGAGGCCGTGCGGCCCGGCGAGGTGCTGGCCCCCGGCGCGCGCGTGGCCGAGGTGGTGCCGCCGGGTCGCCTGCGCATCGTGGCCCAGCTGCCGGTGCGCGCCACCGGCCGCATCCGCGCGGGGCAGGCGGCCACGCTGCGGCTGGACGCCTTCCCGCCGATGCGCTACGGCACCGTGGTGGCGCGTGTGGCGCGCGTCGGCGCCGAGCCGCGTGGCGGGCGCGTGCGGGTGGAGTGCGAGGTGGTGCGCGCGCCGGCCGCAATTCCGCTGCAGCACGGGCTGGCGGGATCGCTGGAGATCGCGGTAGGCGCGGCCACGCCGGCCTCGCTGCTGGCCGGCGCCGCCGAGCGCGCGCTGCGCGGAGACGGCCGATGAGGAGCGGCCGCCGCCTCCTCGTGCCGGAGGTGATCCAGAGCTCCGCGCTGGACTGCGGCCCCGCGGCGCTGAAGAGCCTGGCGGAGGGATTCGGGATCCGCGTGGGCTACGGCCGCCTGCGCGAGGCCTGCCAGACCGGCGTGGACGGGACGTCGATCGACGCGGTCGAGGCCGTCGCCCGGCAGCTGGGGCTGGACGCGGAGCAGGTGATGCTCCCCGCCGACCATCTCCTCCTCCCCGAAGCGCGTGCGCTCCCCGCCATCGTGGTGATCCGCAACCCGGGCGGGATGACACACTTCGTGGTCGCGTGGCGGATGGACGGCGGGCGGGTGCAGGTGATGGACCCCGCGACGGGGCGGCGCTGGCGCGCGCGGCCGCGCTTCGTCTCCGACCTGTACCTGCACACGCATCCCGTTCCCGCGGCGGCGTGGAAGGACTGGTCCCGCTCGGCCGAATTCACCGATGCGCTCACCGCCCGCCTCGCGCGTCTCGACCTCCGCCGCGACGCGGAGGCGCTGGTCGGCGATGCGCTGGCGCACCCGTGCTGGCGCGGAATGGCCGCGCTGGACGCGTCCACGCGGCTGACCGCGTCGCTGGTCGCCGGCGGCGCGCTGCGGGCGGGCGCGGAGGCGGCGCGGGCGCTGGTCGCACTGCGCGACGAGGCGCTCGCGCTTCCCGAGGGCGGCGAAACGGAGGCGGTCCCCGCCGCGTACTGGATGGTACGGCCGCATCCGCCGGGCGCGGACGGCGAGGAGCGGCTGCTCTTCCACGGCGCCGTCCTCGTTCGCGTGCGCGGGCGGCTCCAACGGGACGCATCTCCCTCCCCCGACTCCCCCCGATCTCCCGAGCCCCTTCCCGAGATCCGCGCGGCGCTGGAGGAGCGCTCGCCCGCGCCCGGCCGCCGCCTGCTGTCGCTGCTCGCGGAGGACGGCGCGCTGGCCCCCGCGGTGCTGGCGATGGCGCTCGTCGCCGCGGCGGCGGGAACGGTGCTGGAGGCGCTCCTCTTCCGTGGCTTGCTGGACGCCGGCCGCGCGCTGGGGACGGCTCCGGCGCGGGCGGCCGTCGCCGGCGCGCTGCTGCTGCTGTCGGCGGTGCTGCTGGGGATCGAGCTGTCGGCCGCGAGCGGGCTGCGGCGCGCGGGGCGGCACCTGGAGGCGCGGCTGCGCATCGCCTTCCTGCGCAAGCTGCCGCGCCTGGGCGACCGCTACTTCCACAGCCGGCTGATGTCGGACATGGCCGAGCGCGCGCACGCCGCGCACTCGCTGCGTACGCTGCCGGATCTCGCGGGCCGCACCGTGCGCGCCGCCGCCGAGCTGGCGGTGACGGTGGGCGCCATCGCCTGGCTCGACCCGGCGAGCGCGATCCCGGCCGTGCTCGGCGCCGCCGCCGCGGTCGCCGTGCCGCTGGCGATGCACGGCTTCGTGGCCGAACGGGACCTGCGCGTCCGTAGCCACCAGGGTGCGCTCAGCCGCTTCTATCTCGACGCGCTGCTGGGGCTTACGCCGGTACGCGCGCACGGCGCCGAGCGCTCCGTCCGTCGGGAGCACGAACTGCTGGTGACGGAATGGGCGCGCGCCGGGCTCGGCCTGTTCCGCGCCCTCGCCGCCGCGGACGGCGTGTCGTCGCTCGTGGGCTACGGCGCCGCGGCGTGGATCATCCTGGGCCACGCGGCGCGCTCGAGCGCGAGCGGACGCCTGCTCCTCCTGGCGTACTGGGCGCTCGCGCTCCCCGCGCTCGGGCAGGCGCTGGCGCTTCTGGTGCGCCAGTACCCGGTCCACCGCAACGTCGCCCTCCGCCTCTTCGAACCCCTCGAAGCGTCTGAAGAGCAAGGGGATATGGCAGATGGAGAACCGGCACCCGCGGAAACGCACAAGGTCGGCTCCGGCGAAGTCCGCGTAGGCGGACTGCGTGTCGTTGTAGCCG from Longimicrobium sp. encodes:
- the ricT gene encoding regulatory iron-sulfur-containing complex subunit RicT, with the translated sequence MSLELPVIQPLSSPDADAAFLVEVGFKGMRKAFFTSPDVTLRPGEWVVVEVERGRDIGRVKSVGGIARRKCGSAPGDVTPLLRRAEPGEVHQLYTLRADEERVRRRTRELVEQHGLKMKVSDAEWQWDRNKLTIYFTAERRVDFRQLVRDLARTFRTRIELKQIGVRDEAAQLGGVGRCGRQLCCATWLREIKPISLQLAKDQNLSLNPQQISGTCGRLMCCLTYEHDAYLAARKRFPREGKTLRTVVGAERVVAIDIFRNLVTLQDENRQRRTIPLDQLKAETVAAPPGERPAAPPPQAQPALPTPQTPQRPPRRPRRPPERRPE
- the metG gene encoding methionine--tRNA ligase, which translates into the protein MSRFYLTTAIDYANGDPHQGHAYEKIGADAIARYHRLLGEDVRFCMGMDEHGQKVAQAAAANGISPQEQADRIAARFEAAWAKLEISNDRWIRTTQPHHKRGVKALIERIRERNPDDFYEQTYEGWYCVGCEQFKRDDDIVDGRCVLHPTRELQWTEERNWFFRLSRYEGFLRDHFAAHPGFLRPEARRNEMLALIDSGLEDISITRARLSWAIPFPIASSDGETQGTWVWFDALPNYLTDTGFPDEGWDEWWPAQLHVVGKDIVRLHSIIWPAMLKAADLPLPQQVWGHGFVLLGGERFSKSSGVGLDLNEAIDRYGPDAFRFFLLREVPWDGDGNFSWERFAERYTSELANGVGNLGSRTLSMVARYRDGETPAVDVRADAAVDEALAAYRAEMDALLLHRAAEAAMGLVRHANAFVAEMQPWAMAKEPGRAGELDATLHAMVRYVAVISVLLFPFMPEKMGELWRRVAGERPMPRLDGLARLDVSGWRVSAGDPLFPRPEPAKATV
- a CDS encoding RusA family crossover junction endodeoxyribonuclease, which encodes MYAFVASTRPRSVQAKKTLHYKNEIVRAFQRYVPAPAQLDGPLYGVVYYFHNVPSETDADNISKPVWDCLEGLAFENDRSIRLRIAGMHDLSLGGIEALDTRLVPEEVVPDLRELVEAADHVLYIEVGRLSESMFRFGLEVL
- a CDS encoding HlyD family efflux transporter periplasmic adaptor subunit; this encodes MPRDPLIRPTPMPVPFSGTTRALLADRGRGAIAMQLAGAAVVAAWAAWIGAARLTLYEASDAARIEADRAVHPVDAPSGGRVVQAPGLRLGAPVRAGDVLVVLDARAERIELERERGRVASLERERAALASRLDAEARVLARTRDALAAAAGESAARVREAESASRFADAQARRAAVMGAAGALSDADVSRTRAAAEQAASDLDAARSGGAATQARGRQSVAEGEARIDALRGELAGLEAEAARAASNARRWELEVERKTLRAPVDGRLARVEAVRPGEVLAPGARVAEVVPPGRLRIVAQLPVRATGRIRAGQAATLRLDAFPPMRYGTVVARVARVGAEPRGGRVRVECEVVRAPAAIPLQHGLAGSLEIAVGAATPASLLAGAAERALRGDGR
- a CDS encoding ATP-binding cassette domain-containing protein, whose translation is MRSGRRLLVPEVIQSSALDCGPAALKSLAEGFGIRVGYGRLREACQTGVDGTSIDAVEAVARQLGLDAEQVMLPADHLLLPEARALPAIVVIRNPGGMTHFVVAWRMDGGRVQVMDPATGRRWRARPRFVSDLYLHTHPVPAAAWKDWSRSAEFTDALTARLARLDLRRDAEALVGDALAHPCWRGMAALDASTRLTASLVAGGALRAGAEAARALVALRDEALALPEGGETEAVPAAYWMVRPHPPGADGEERLLFHGAVLVRVRGRLQRDASPSPDSPRSPEPLPEIRAALEERSPAPGRRLLSLLAEDGALAPAVLAMALVAAAAGTVLEALLFRGLLDAGRALGTAPARAAVAGALLLLSAVLLGIELSAASGLRRAGRHLEARLRIAFLRKLPRLGDRYFHSRLMSDMAERAHAAHSLRTLPDLAGRTVRAAAELAVTVGAIAWLDPASAIPAVLGAAAAVAVPLAMHGFVAERDLRVRSHQGALSRFYLDALLGLTPVRAHGAERSVRREHELLVTEWARAGLGLFRALAAADGVSSLVGYGAAAWIILGHAARSSASGRLLLLAYWALALPALGQALALLVRQYPVHRNVALRLFEPLEASEEQGDMADGEPAPAETHKVGSGEVRVGGLRVVVAATSVASSEPPPSPDPPPGVAIDMRGVRVEAAGTEILHRVTLAIAPGEHVAIVGPSGAGKSTLVGLLLGWHRPSRGEVRVDGRMLDGAELRRLRAQTAWVDPAVQLWNRSAAENLAYGAESGPLARLGDAVEAAALGGVVRRLPQGLQTPLGEGGALVSGGEGQRVRFARAWLRRDARLVILDEPFRGLDRERRHALLAEARRAWRGATLLCVTHDLSETEGFDRVLVVEDGAVTEDGAPAELAARAGSRYAALLAAEAAVRARFARGPGWRRLWLADGGLTETE